The Osmia bicornis bicornis chromosome 12, iOsmBic2.1, whole genome shotgun sequence genome includes a region encoding these proteins:
- the LOC114880334 gene encoding E3 ubiquitin-protein ligase Ubr3 isoform X5 has product MASTSNSSVQSLMNKGKRDAAAYIHAECSKLPLDSGCPEPLTELLDVLLNPSKAIDDWETIDWCKWLMAGGRTPDEFSNTVRMYDNATTCGLVWTPNFVAYRCRTCGISPCMSLCTECFKKGNHYSHDFNMFLSQAGGACDCGDASVMKEIGFCDRHGPKAAVDKSTAPSDLMCVAEVMMPRIILRLIQHLRENCKAGGSDFRVVIQNADGYLTMLLDLNKMGALMRHVMTSALTNPQKYRRLMDPTISTGQPEYDSYCQDSNQIYQDAMKSLPNPEPPDEYKGKECASLQENLEHTTFLEELMFWTVAYEFPQKLVCLLLNMLPDPDYKEALTRAFVLHYSRISMMLERSPDPDTLSNKIVHVSVQLFSNESLALRMVDQLKLLHVMVIALKYMMSKILIQNTLHDPDKNFHYVVDCERQVMKEHCYWPIVSDLNNVLSHKPIAVRFMSDDTLLEMWFDFLSMFQGMNVNQRELSQHVEYESNTYYAAFSAELEASAYPMWALVSHLRGPESATFTRRVLTFCLTALQDWLDAINFTHPNVNDSLQVSFHLPLHRYFAVFMCQAVRQQGAVLNDLLPPTDMLHLLMMHPLRVQVAFYEIVNGLWVRNGLQIKGQIMTYIQCNFCNSMVDADLYLLQVCATKLQPDIFLKTVIEKFHIKEEMSLCLYRTSQSEYLDADHETPMLESCLTFLATLVNVRTNLGLSDPEMSRLEMVTLLCMGDKTHSQLMELMPERCGSTQNRDFEAVLADVAVYRAPNLEASGNMQQGMYGPQPRVWEELFDPLHVLLRVAQKGDFQMSMDRFTEYVKQSGKLKNSATPWPPFRHPAPVSPAYDDPRIVLRSRVFHAMILIILYKAVYGHNISEHVMALTIYLLEMAVVTAEIPDKSLNPLCQYNRDESSRVIKDMDLSGWYKSDNLSENLRTMISQVILVQESESNSSDSEFEWEIPGDMTEVGTSLMLNDGTDELSLEVLASLDGIIVRSSSPIPGLPQANDIGGQPALPPAPHRPAVMAGNGNVIIAAAQSAYSRLSNSRVTTTEIVPSTSNSHKHFKRRDAQGGPLQPQTVKVGESIISLLLKLHSQLSGVPDSYNPEQSGMSDNEASSSTAAEPKECRIGDGPFFIAQLLNKIANLDPMCKDAINEARNKLWPRMQECEYKQREKEHREREERRRRAKERQQKLMAEFANKRKQFMEKAMKTGGKQIFSDEAGVSSMDWDQEENTAKLTSKKEYDCVICNQTSPSTEDKPMGLVVLVQATSVIGHERQQTERLPLPTSDDDPPIPKDDTRGAYFDRRMDELNRHFDTASWLLSVNLGWEGGVHVQTCGHHLHLDCLKSYLQSLRNQQRQQSLAVDSGEYLCPLCRQLANSFLPLSPQLGECAAVVQSRHASSGTILLELNNLLKEIQRNPISTNLAMAMGKAMEDMTSCTYLKYKQKNCSPSHQSLFLFVTSIARTNFEVELVQRGGSLCISPPTTIPLTPKRDCIVALLHVLAMHARVLTVWPVHHTWQQLSGLPTEPAAPLALTLHEKEVPLLLRDPTALLIQFILLLPLHMDQTYFSSVVKVIYNLLYYQVIVQISCGLTQAQRNTILRREYVERAPMSSETMLYRIIQYFNDSSLYRSDDIVYKPSTSSSNSYAGIKMHSIEQQIQSMCLPFLRIAALLRYHLYEEPLPLVRIPQTEFVRLVYYLELVSEGMDWNVFNSTVALNWQDSEASFTVPRLWCDQFLAFLNRSDVARNLIMEQHISWQVPKLLSLPREYEKIFTYYHERQCRQGHSIPQEISICLLCGAIVCLRQNCCKQMNVCEVVQHSIDCGGGTGIYLVVTSTYIVVIRGRRVCLWGSLYLDDFEEEDRDLKRGKPLYLSQDRYQLLEQQWLAHRFDHTKKTWVWHRDIL; this is encoded by the exons ATGGCCTCAACTTCTAACAGCTCAGTTCAATCACTGATGAACAAGGGCAAACGTGATGCAGCTGCTTATATTCATGCAGAATGTAGCAAATTACCCCTTGACAGTGGCTGCCCAGAACCTCTTACTGAACTATTGGATGTTCTTTTAAATCCTAGTAAAGCGATCGACGACTGGGAGACCATTGACTGGTGTAAGTGGTTAATGGCTGGTGGTCGTACGCCAGATGAATTTTCCAACACAG taAGAATGTATGACAATGCTACAACATGTGGACTAGTTTGGACACCAAATTTTGTAGCTTACCGTTGTCGTACTTGTGGTATATCACCATGCATGTCTTTATGTACTGAATGCTTTAAAAAGGGCAATCATTATAGCCATGACTTCAACATGTTTCTCAGCCAAGCAGGAGGTGCATGCGATTGCGGTGATGCATCTGTTATGAAAGAAATAGG ATTTTGTGATAGACACGGCCCAAAAGCTGCTGTAGATAAGTCGACTGCACCTTCAGATTTGATGTGTGTAGCAGAAGTAATGATGCCTAGAATAATTCTTCGACTTATTCAACATTTACGCGAAAATTG TAAAGCAGGTGGCTCAGACTTTAGGGTTGTTATCCAAAATGCAGACGGATATTTAACCATGCTTCTTGATTTAAATAAGATGGGTGCATTGATGAGGCATGTCATGACATCGGCGCTTACAAATCCACAGAAGTATAGACGCCTTATGGATCCTACTATTTCAACTGGACAGCCAGAGTATGATAGTTATTGTCAGGATAGCAATCAAATATATCAAGATGCAATGAAATCTTTACCAAATCCAGAACCACCCGATGAATATAAAGGTAAAG AATGTGCATCGTTACAAGAGAACTTAGAACATACTACTTTCCTAGAAGAATTAATGTTCTGGACAGTTGCTTATGAATTTCCACAAAAATTAGTTTGCCTACTGTTAAATATGTTACCAGATCCAGATTATAAAGAAGCACTTACTCGTGCATTCGTATTGCATTATAGTAGAATTTCAATGATGCTTGAACGTTCACCAGATCCTGATACTTTGAGTAATAAAATAGTTCATGTCAGTGTACAG cTATTTAGTAACGAAAGTCTAGCGCTAAGAATGGTGGATCAATTAAAATTGCTTCACGTCATGGTTATTGCATTAAAGTACATGATGAGTAAGATATTAATTCAGAATACTTTACATG ATCCAGATAAAAATTTTCACTATGTAGTAGACTGTGAACGACAAGTGATGAAGGAACATTGTTATTGGCCAATTGTATCAGACTTAAATAATGTTCTTTCGCATAAGCCTATAGCTGTTAGGTTTATGAGCGATGATACACTTCTAGAAATGTGGTTTGACTTCCTGTCTATGTTTCAAG GAATGAATGTGAATCAGCGAGAACTAAGCCAACACGTTGAGTACGAGTCTAACACATACTATGCGGCGTTCAGTGCCGAGTTAGAGGCTAGTGCATATCCGATGTGGGCTTTAGTCTCCCATTTGCGTGGACCTGAAAGTGCAACTTTCACTCGTCGGGTTCTTACATTTTGTCTCACGGCGTTACAAGATTGGTTAGATGCTATAAATTTCACTCATCCAAATGTG AATGATAGTTTACAAGTGTCGTTTCATCTTCCACTTCATCGGTACTTCGCTGTTTTTATGTGTCAAGCAGTGCGTCAACAAGGGGCTGTACTTAACGATTTATTACCACCAACCGATATGTTACACCTTCTGATGATGCATCCTTTGCGAGTTCAG GTGGCCTTCTATGAAATTGTAAATGGACTGTGGGTGCGAAATGGGTTGCAAATAAAGGGTCAGATAATGACATATATACAgtgtaatttttgtaattctaTGGTAGATGCAGATCTTTATCTTCTACAAGTCTGTGCAACCAAGTTACAACCAGACATCTTTCTAAAAACAGTCAttgaaaa gTTTCACATTAAGGAAGAAATGAGCCTTTGTTTATACAGAACATCTCAAAGTGAATACTTAGATGCAGACCATGAGACACCTATGCTAGAAAGTTGTTTGACATTCTTAGCTACATTGGTTAATGTTAGAACAAATCTAG gtttATCTGATCCTGAAATGTCTCGCTTAGAAATGGTCACTCTATTATGTATGGGCGATAAAACTCACAGTCAGCTAATGGAATTAATGCCAGAACGTTGTGGCAGTACTCAAAATAGAGATTTTGAAGCTGTATTAGCTGATGTAGCAGTATACAGAGCACCTAATCTTGAAGCTAGCGGAAATATGCAACAGGGGATGTACGGTCCTCAACCCCGTGTTTGGGAGGAATTATTTGACCCGTTACATGTCTTGCTAAGAGTAGCACAAAAAGGGGATTTCCAGATGTCAATGGATCGTTTTACCGAATA TGTAAAGCAGTCaggtaaattgaaaaatagcGCAACGCCATGGCCACCATTTAGGCACCCCGCTCCTGTTTCACCTGCCTACGATGATCCACGAATTGTATTAAGATCTAGAGTTTTTCATGcaatgattttaataattttgtataaagCTGTGTATGGACATAACATATCAGAACATGTAATGGCGCTGACTATTTATTTACTAGAAATGGCAGTAGTTACTGCAGAGATACCTGACAAATCT tTGAATCCTTTGTGTCAGTATAATAGAGATGAATCATCTCGGGTAATAAAAGATATGGATTTATCTGGTTGGTACAAGAGTGATAATTTGTCTGAGAACCTGAGGACAATGATATCTCAAGTTATTTTAGTCCAAGAATCCGAGTCAAATAGCTCAGACA gTGAATTTGAATGGGAAATTCCGGGAGACATGACTGAAGTTGGAACTTCACTCATGTTGAATGATGGAACAGATGAACTTTCTTTAGAAGTTTTGGCATCTTTAGATGGTATTATCGTGCGTAGCTCTTCTCCTATACCTGGTTTACCACAAGCAAACG ACATCGGAGGACAACCTGCGTTACCACCTGCGCCTCATCGGCCCGCTGTTATGGCTGGTAATGGTAATGTAATAATAGCCGCTGCTCAAAGTGCGTACTCACGATTAAGTAATTCGAGAGTGACAACGACAGAAATTGTACCATCTACATCGAATTCTCACAAACACTTCAAAAGGAGAGATGCACAa ggTGGCCCATTACAACCACAAACAGTAAAAGTGGGCGAGAGTATAATTTCGTTGTTATTGAAATTACATTCACAGCTATCAGGTGTACCGGATAGTTACAATCCCGAACAAAGTGGAATGTCAGATAACGAAGCCAGTAGTAGTACAGCTGCAGAACCAAAAGAGTGTAGGATCGGTGACGGACCATTCTTTATCGCGCAGCTACTAAATAAAATAGCAAATTTAGATCCGATGTGTAAGGATGCTATAAACGAAGCTAGAAACAAATTATGGCCTCGTATGCAAGAGTGTGAATACAAGCAACGAGAGAAGGAACATCGGGAAAGAGAGGAGAGACGAAGGCGGGCAAAAGAAAGGCAGCAAAAATTAATGGCTGAATTTGCCAATAAACGAAAACAGTTCATGGAAAAAGCTATGAAAACAG GAggaaaacaaatattttcagaTGAGGCAGGAGTATCTAGTATGGATTGGGATCAAGAAGAAAATACAGCTAAATTGACTAGCAAGAAGGAATACGATTGCGTTATTTGCAATCAAACTAGTCCTAGTACTGAAGATAAACCTATGGGTCTTGTTGTATTGGTTCAGGCAACAAGTGTTATTGGTCATGAGCGACAGCAAACAGAGAGATTACCATTACCTACTTCCGACGATGACCCTCCTATACCAAAGGATGATACACGGGGTGCCTATTTTGATCGTAGAATGGATGAACTAAATCGTCATTTCGAtact GCTTCCTGGCTGTTATCCGTCAATTTAGGGTGGGAAGGTGGAGTTCACGTTCAAACATGTGGACACCATTTACATTTAGATTGTTTGAAATCATATTTACAATCCCTTCGCAATCAACAAAGGCAGCAAAGTCTAGCAGTGGATAGCGGGGAATATCTATGCCCGCTTTGTCGTCAGTTAGCAAACTCATTTCTTCCACTTTCTCCGCAGTTAGGAGAATGTGCAGCAGTTGTACAATCTCGTCATGCCTCTTCTGGCACGATACTTTTGgagttaaataatttgttgaaAGAGATACAACGAAATCCA ATCTCGACGAATTTAGCCATGGCAATGGGCAAAGCCATGGAGGATATGACGAGTTGCACATACTTAAAGTATAAACAAAAGAACTGTTCTCCTAGTCACCAAAGTTTGTTCCTTTTCGTAACTTCTATAGCTCGAACTAATTTCGAAGTTGAACTCGTTCAGCGTGGTGGATCGTTGTGTATCTCTCCGCCCACGACGATACCTTTAACACCAAAACGTGATTGCATTG ttGCACTTCTTCATGTTCTGGCAATGCATGCAAGAGTATTGACAGTGTGGCCTGTACATCATACTTGGCAGCAATTATCTGGACTACCTACCGAACCAGCAGCTCCACTTGCGTTAACGTTACACGAGAAAGAAGTTCCTTTACTCCTCAGAGATCCAACTGCTCTACTTATACAGTTTATATTATTACTTCCTTTGCACATGGATCAAA cgTATTTCTCTAGTGTGGTAAAGGTAATCTACAACTTATTGTACTATCAGGTAATAGTACAAATAAGCTGTGGTCTCACGCAAGCACAAAGAAATACAATCTTAAGGAGAGAATATGTCGAACGCGCTCCCATGTCTTCGGAAACTATGCTCTACAGAATAATCCAATATTTCAACGACAGCTCGCTCTATCGTTCGGATGATATCGTATACAAACCATCGACATCATCGTCAAATTCGTACGCAGGAATTAAAATGCATAGTATCGAGCAACAG ATACAATCTATGTGTTTACCATTCCTACGAATAGCTGCATTGCTCCGTTATCATTTGTACGAAGAACCATTGCCTTTAGTTAGGATACCACAGACTGAATTTGTGAGATTAGTATATTATTTGGAATTAGTGTCGGAGGGTATGGATTGGAATGTCTTTAATTCCACGGTAGCTTTGAATTGGCAAGATTCAGAAGCAAGTTTCACGGTACCACGTTTATGGTGTGACCAGTTTCTGGCTTTCTTGAATCGAAGTGACGTAGCTAGAAATTTGATAATGGAGCAACACATATCGTGGCAGGTACCGAAGTTACTTAGTCTTCCAAGGGAATACGAGAAGATTTTCACA TATTATCATGAACGACAGTGCCGTCAAGGTCACTCGATTCCCCAAGAGATTAGTATCTGTTTGTTATGTGGTGCCATTGTTTGTCTGAGACAAAACTGTTGCAAACAGATGAATGTATGTGAAGTTGTTCAA CATTCAATTGACTGCGGAGGTGGTACTGGTATATATTTAGTTGTAACATCAACTTATATCGTTGTAATACGGGGTCGGCGAGTTTGTTTATGGGGATCTTTGTATCTCGATGATTTTGAAGAGGAAGATAGAGATCTGAA ACGCGGAAAACCATTATACCTAAGTCAAGATAGATATCAATTACTCGAACAACAGTGGTTAGCGCATAGGTTTGATCATACGAAAAAAACATGGGTATGGCATCGTGACATACTGTGA